From the Scomber scombrus chromosome 22, fScoSco1.1, whole genome shotgun sequence genome, the window ACCTCAGTACTCAGTAGTGTCATGTGGCACATGGAACCAGCTGTAGGACTGAACAGGAGAGAACTGGTTCATCTGCAGCACTGTGCCGTGTTTATTTCAGCTTTGTATGTGCAGGAGCAGCAGGCAGGACCGGTTCTGACAGGATTCAAGATGAGAATCCAACATGTGTTACTAAAGCATCACAGGCTCATCACACAGAACAATTTAACCCAGTTTTTTCTATCATTAGAGTTCATGATGTATTACCTCAGCAAGCAGGTACCATTCTATAAGCTTTTCTTGTTAGTGCACCACCCCTATTATTTAAATAACTCACGAAATGATGCAGAAATTATAACATTAtctgcttccagcttcttaaacATGAAGATTCACAGTTGTACTTTGTTACATATAATTCTAAACTCTGGTTACTCTGGTAACTTCTGGTATTTTACAGTTGTTACAGCTGCCTGAATCATTTATTACGTTGTTAAAACTCTcaaaaaaacatcctttttgttgcatttaaagACAGTCTGATGTTAAAACACTGATTGGCAGTTGCTAAAAATCATTTTAGTGTTCACAGTACACAGAGGTGACTAATTAAATCAAGAAGATAGTAAGTAAGTTTTATAAAAAACAGCAATGTGACTGTCTTAATTTGTTCACCTCACTGTTCACGTCAAATAAATAATACGACACATTTTTCCTCTTAACCTGGCTGTCAAAACTCAGATTTTGGAGCATCCTTGAACACACCAGTAGGGAGAGTTTTTAGAAAGTTCCATGCTGGGATATGTAGCTCACACATGTTTCAAGTCACTGCACCTTTtatcacacattaaaataatctgAAACGTGTGTCTGGAAGGTGTGAAATGAGTCTTAAAAccagaggtggaaagtaacaaattacattacattacactcgcgttactgtaattgagtagtttttttgtgtacttgtactttttaaagtagttttaaaaatctgtaatttgacttttacttaagtatgttttgtgtgaagTATTGTACTTcgctacattttaaatcacatccgttactgagttaaaaaaaatggtttaaagcAAAGGGGATCGTACAGCATCAATAACCAGCATGATACAATAACTTAACATTCATAAATGATTGCAGCCTGTGACAACCTGGCAGATAGCTCTCGTGTGCCGTCATCTGTCTCGCTCCtcagctgtctcactctgcagctgtctcactctgcaactgtctcactctgcaactGTCTCACTGtgcagctgtctcactctgcaactgtctcactctgcaactgtctcactctgcaactGTCTCACTGTGCAggtgtctcactctgcagctgtctcactgtgcagctgtctcactctgcaggtaCAGGCATTGAGCATGATGCGTTCACGTGAAAAGGACAGCGTCGGAAATGAGAGAATTGAGCGAATGGTGCACAGGGGCACAGCCTTTTAAACAGGGGTACTTAAGTCAATAGAGTCCCTTCCCCCATTAACAGGAGGTAAGAGCTTCCATTTCTGCTCTCTAACCTGCatcattcctctcctcttgaCTCTTTCAGCGGTGGCGGCAGAGAAGGACGGCACGCCCGTGTTCAAGTTCCCGCGGTGGCGCGTCAAGGGGAAGCCCATCCCAGAGGTGGTGGAGGCCTACAAGGCGGTGGGCGCCGAACTCAACGTCATGCCCTTCTGCTCCCAGTTCATCCCCATGAACATCATCGACCACCCCCAGCACGGCTCCATCATCTACCACCCCTCCATCCTGCCGCTGCACAGAGGAGCCTCGGCCATCAACTGGTGaggaacagaggagagagaggggggagactATACTCATACAATTTAGCACTACAAATATAGTGCTAAAAGGATAAGCTACCCatgaataaagaaattaaaaagctgaattacacacatttcacaatcTTTACAAGCACtggacagaaaaaataaacattgtatTGAAAGAGAGTGCAGTGGTTAACACCCCACATTTCTAACACCTGTAGtgctggtcatgtgacctcAGATACCAAAAATCTATAACCTATGTATAATGTAACACAATGTGATGCGGTGCTTGAAACATCACTTTATAGGGTGTTAAATTATACAACCTGCAGAAACAAATAACAGAGTGATGTGCAGAAACTTTCAGAGTTGTGCATCCACATCATAAATCGAatcatttcccacaatgcaacagaAGTCATTGCACAACTGTTTTTACAGGCTGATTGATTATCCTCATGACAAGTTAATTGAACTTAATTTATAAAGTCGGTGTTGCCACTTTAACCTACAGTTCCATCCCTGGTTACTGTGTGTTATTGCTTTTAATTGGACCTGCACTGAATGTAGCAAAGTAGTAAACGTCCTCACACAGGTTAAACTTTACTTTTGGCTCACTGCCCACATGAATTCAgagtagtaaaaaaaacatctgtcgccataaataaacaagacagATAACAGGTGCTTTTCTGCCTGAGCGTGAACAGCTGGCAGGTAGCCAACAGTAACCATACAGACTTTATGCTTTAACTGATACATACAGAGAGCAGCCCCGCCAAGACACCTACAACTGTAGCAGTCAATCAGGGAGATGCAGCACATGCTTTAATCATTTACATGGCAGCTGGTAATTGCAGCTCATTAACAGGATTAACAGTGTTTATGTAGTTTTATCCTCGCTAATATGGCCGACCTGTAACTACTGCATGATCACTttctacatttacagtatgcaaCAGTGGTGGaaattaaagtacatttacttatGTTCTATACTTATGTGTCAATTTTCAAGGAACTGATGCTTTACTGATGCTGTATTTCAATTTCATGCCAGGCCTGTCACTGGCATGTGTTACTCCACTCTATTTATGCAGTaagcttaaaaaacacaatgaattgATAAAGATTAAACTCAAAGCTTACTCACCAAAAGGCTTTTGCTCTGCACTACATAACtaaatgtatgtacatatatatatagttcaCAGACCTTGACACCTGTATGTTTACCTGGTCAGAATAGAGGAAGTGGAGGGTTTACAGCCATCTGTCTGGCATACGAGAGGTTTAAACCAGTTCAGTTTGACCCCAACCTCAACTGAGCTGGTTTTCTTATCACCCCCACTCCTGCTAGTCTGGTCTGTCCTCCACCCTTTACTATCTCTCTGGGTTTGTTATcactgtgtgtgaatgaatagTTACCATCtgtttttaactgaaaaaacacaacttgaaataatttttttttacaaagataGTGTCTGTTAGGTTTGGAGGTTTGAACCTTTGCTGCTTCTTTACTCCCTTGTTGAGTCAGTCATATCCAGTCCACTTTGCACCATTTCCTTGTGACTGCCCTCTTGATCACCACTAATAGAACAtgtataatattgatatttCCCTGTGTTTGAAATACAACCCAACACACTTTTTTGTGTAACAAAAAATCCTTGTTTTTCCATGTGAATTCCTTCCATAGCCTGGAGCTAATGGCTGTATGTTGTACTTTACACATGCTGTATTCTACCAGGAATGATTGATTATAACAACCTTGAGTTCAGATTCCCATTTATATCTTAATATACAAAGTTAAGTTCCCTCTGTCTGTCATAAAACCTTGATAAGACATTGAAGTCTCTCTACCAGTAATCCTCTTGTATTACTCAGGGTCATTATTATGATCAAAGATCCCTGTACGTGTGATCATGACTAGTCTAAACTCAAATTCAAGATATCTTGAATGTGGATTGAACTACTCTCATTTTTAAAGGAGGTactcaaaatgtatattttaggTAGTCAAAATGTAACTGTACAGCTTTAAATGAGTGCACCACCCATTTATAAATAGTCAGAAAAGGTTTTATACAGCTTTCTTTCACATATGTAGAAGTACTCCCAAAGATGTGTATGCTCCAATCATTCATTTGTCCATTCTCTATATATGCTGGGGGCCAGTCCGTATGTGCATagggaaagaaagcaagaataTACCTGTACAGGTTTCCAGTCTTAACACAGGGCTAACACTAATTGGGGTTTATTACATATGAATAGAAAGAATTACCAGTCATACGAATTAAAGAGAATGTAATTAGATATATTctaaattaacattttgacaTGGGGATATTAGTAATATGAATCCATTCAAGCTAATATATGCTAACTAGTCTTGCCACTGGcccatatttatatatttattgccCAGTACGACCTTCCATTAGCTCATACTCTTATCAACAGTCTGATAGCCATTGTCTAATTCTCTCCAGTTGCAGTCAACTTTTATCTCTTCTTTATCAGTGTCTGGTCCATTTAAGTCAGGTTTATGGCCTATTTTATATCTAAAGATACATGTGTTATGGCATAACTCCaagtgtttattttctctgtgcgtatgtgtgtgtgagcaggacCCTGATCCACGGTGATAAGAAAGCCGGCTTCACAGTGTTCTGGGCTGACGATGGTCTGGACACCGGACCAATCCTGCTGCAGAGGGAGTGTGCTGTCGAACCCAACGACACCGTGGACACGCTCTATAACCGCTTCCTCTTCCCAGAGGGCATCAAGTCCATGGTATGCACTTGGAATTGAACCTTTTTAGATGAACCAGTTCTTTTGATGTGTGGTTCCCAACTGGTGCAGCCTCATAGTCCAAATGTCCCATCACACATCAGATCAAGATTCACACCCGATTTAATATATTGCCATCCACCTGGTATGACTGCCAGTGGATTGAAACCCAGCTTCACAGCTCTTACTGTGAGCCTCACATGTCTAATATTCACAAAATGAAGGCTGAAATATCAAAAGTAAGGACTTAAAACCAAAAGTGTTGCAATAGCCCTTACAAGATAATGATAAAGAGTTTTTCCAGCAAGATCTCAACCCAGGCTAGTACTTAACTGCATAAAACcttttctgtcttcctcttttgtgtgtttagtCTAAGTAAAACCAAGTCACATGACCTGCATTGTTCTTTGAATTCACAACCTTTATGTTTTTTTCGTTATGTTGACCCAAAAGTTCGAGACCCCTAACCACACACAGTAGACTCTCCAGCTGGGAACCACTTCCTTGACCATGTAACACAGAAAGGATTGTACATTTCTCACATTCAGTAATAAAGAGACTAGTCAAGGCTTTGTAATTCATACTCAACTCATACTACAAACCATGGAGCATACGATAAGATTCATGTTGTCATTAGTTGTAAGCcagctgttgctgttttgtgGTGCAGGTTAAGTCGGTGCAGCTCATCGCTGATGGAAAAGCCCCTCGAGTTCCCCAGTCAGAGGAGGGAGCGACCTATGAAGGCATTCAGAAGAAATCCAATTCCAAGGTGAGTTTTGTCTTTATATCATTTAAagtcagaggatgaatcctactggcCTGATCCCGTCACTTTACCTCTAGTGTCACCATGAAGTCGACGTTATTAGCTTTCAGTGAAATATCTGTTGGATGGACTGTCATGAAATGTATTCAGACAGTCATGTTCCCCTCAGTATGACCTGTAATGACTTTAGTGATCCTTTAACTTTCCTGTAGTTCCAGAGGTTTGCGAGCTCAGGGACGGTCTGTGTCGAGCTAGCTCAGATTTAGTTCCAGAACATCACATGAGCAGAGCCACAGAGGCCAAAATAACATGCAGGTTATAATAAATAGTTCAAATCTTGACGTAAGTGTcctgactgaaataaaaactcATACCTGAATTTTCTCCAAAGCAAACTAAGCATGTTACCATTGTCATTGAGCAATGCTAGCATTGCTAACATTGAGCATGTTAGCCTGTTGACGTAAGCACCTTGCTGTGCCtaaatacagcctcacagagcaggGCTGTAGCCTCTTGTTACATAATCTGGAGGCCCTGACTCATAGAGGTGGTGGGGCTCTAGACATCTTCTGTAAGCTgttaaacagaaacaacaattcTTAAAAGGCTGCTACTGATCAGTGTCAGTGCTTTATTAGCAGTGAGGCCCATATGTCATTTGTGAGCCAGGGTTCCTGACAGGTTCATCCAGCCCTGCATACTGTATAGCCCACTAACCTCTCTTACATAAAGACACTGCTGGTATTGTGCTGCTTTAAGCTGCTCAGTACTTCATTCACTGACAAGCATGGAACTTTCCTATCAGCTCAACACGTTGCTCAGGGTCAGAAATGTATGGCTGAGCGTCTGGCTGCTGTTTATCTTACAAGGAGAAAGTTAGAGGTGGGGCTGACCTCAGCTGCTCTCTGATTTGTCACTTGCTGCTACGTTCCTGgcagtgtgtaaaatatgtgCTATTCTTAGTACGCCGGGTTATTTTCCACGTGAAGTTGAGCTAGCGGCAGCCAGCTGTTGGATTCCCCTGTCGTTCTAAGAAATTTCATGCaactgtgtgtgaaaatgaatttgAGCCCACTGACTCCAGCGCCTCTCTGTCCCTTAGGTCAACCTGGCTCAGCCAGCTGAGGCCATCCACAACTGGATCCGTGGCCATGACAAAGTCCCCGGTGCCTGGGCTGTCATTGGTGGTCAGGTGAGTTTCCTGGAACACACAAGCAAAGAGAATACACACACTAAGTGTCGACTGTAAGGTCAGGTGGATAGAGATCCTGATATTTTTGGTCTCAGGCTGACATTCAGTACCTTGAACATACGGTCACCATGACCTGgaaaaattcttaaaatgactgaaaatgttcTGAATTTTGGCCTTAAAtgatttttaattcagttttgataataaaatgtgaCTACTGCTATggcctggtggtcgagtggttaggatacatgccacataattgcagtgtccctggttcgaatccggccagggagctatgctgcaggtcattcccctctctctctgccagttaccatctgaataaaggcaaaaaaagcccaaaataaatctttaaaaaaaaaaaaaaaaaatgtgactactgctaaataaagaaACTTttggtatacacacacacacacacacacacacacacacacacacacacacacacacaaaatatgaatttttaatGCTTCTCCTTCTGTTTTCTCCCTCAGCCTGTGACTCTGTATGGCTCATCCGTGTTGGGGGGGTCTGTCCCAGCCGGTCAGCCCCTGGAGATCGAGGGGGCGTCACAGCCCGGCCTGGTCACCAAGAACGGGCTCGTCCTGCATGGAACTGATGGGAAAGCAGTGAGTGTCTCTCGTCATActacaaaacaaatattcaaaGCAAACAAATGTAGAGCGGGGCGAGTGTGGCAATGCCTGTGTTGACTGTCAGCTGTGCAGCCGgtttattattttactacagCTGAAGATCATGCAAATAAACCATGTGTCGGTATGTCTCCTCTTGCCTTCCTCCTGTATTTAATCCAGTCTGTGTTTGCTCCACAGGTCATGGTGAAGAACCTACAGTTTGAAGATGGGAAGATGATCTCTGCCTCCAAGTACTTCTCCTCGGGAGAAAGCTCCAGCGTGGAGCTGACCGACGACGAGAAGAAGATGGCAGAGGAGATCAGGgtaaattgtttatttaattgtaaaCCATCCTTCTCTTGGATGATATGTTCTCTCCATGATTCAGAtgttccttcctttttttttacctggtgTTCCTCACTTTTATTTACCACAGAACATCTGGAAGGGCATCCTTAGCAACGTCTCAGCCATAGAGGACACCACAGACTTCTTCAAAGCCGGGGCTGCCTCCATGGACGTGGTCAGGTGAGGGAGGAATCCAGTGCAGCAAGTCTCACATTAGTAGTATCAAGTTATAGACAAGTTACAAATTAATCAGGTCTACGTCATTTAGTTAAAATCATAGTTGAAGTTTCTAGTGCTgactattttaacatttaaaaaacctgTTAAACCATCTAAGATTTATCTATATTCTGAAGCACTCAACTACATGACACTAAAAGTCAAATATTACTAAAAATCCATATAACCAAAGATCTCTCATGGTCCCTTAACACCTCCCACCTGGTGAAGAAAGCTCAGCAGCGGCTTTTCTTCCTAAGAAAACCCAAAATTCCATCTCAGGTCCTAATAAACTTTTACAGAACCTTCATAGAGAGTATCCTCTGCTACTGTGGCATGTTATTTACCAGCTGGTCCACCAAGAAACCGAAGGACTTAGTCAAGGTGGTAAAAACAGGCCTAGCAACATCAGTAAGGACCCAACCCAGCCAGGCCACAAACTGAAGAACAGCTTTTTCACCAGAGCTGTAACCTCCATCACCTCCTACCATCCCAAAGCTGCTGAGGATGGAGGACTGTAAATATCACCACCCACCTCCTACTTCCCAATTGCTGCTAATGCACTCCAACACTATTACATACATCTGGCTTGATGTGcgatacctttttttttttttaattatttattattttttattatcttgcTCTCTAGTGCTGCTGGACACTGAGAGTTACCAAATGTAATTTCTTAAGtatgtattaaaaacaaatttagaAGGTCAGTAGCAGACCCAAAACTAttagaaaatatgaatccaGTTGACGTGTCACATGCGGTCATGTGACACTCACAGAGATACTAGAGAAGAGAATacagttgttgttgatgttacactgtcagctgcaacacaacatgATACTGGATAGAGAGCTGCAGACATACAGAGGCAGCTGTCACAGTGAGAGAAGCTTCCTagaaatgattgaaatgtagAAGCTGCTTCACTACAATATATATATCCTAAAAATCTAAAGGTAAATTTAGTAAAGTGGCAGCCATGATGATTATATTTAAATTCCCAATTAATTCAGATTAGGGCATTATATTTGTAAGTCAAACAAGTGTTGCTCTCAGAAGATGATATATTCATGACATGTAGACAAGGTCCGGAATGCAACAAATGTTCTTAAATCAATCGTACAGGCATCTCAAGAGCAAATGTGTTAGTACTGTACCAGTGCGTCCTGCATGAGGCTCAATGAGTCTATCCTACAACATGGTATTAGAGTCAAGTTCAAGGTCTGGTGAAGAGAGCAGGGAAGATATTGTTCAAATATTTGGCTGGCCATTAGGATTTCATCTGATTATTCTCATGTATTGAACTGAGTGTGAACTAATTCCATTCTGGTAAGAGGTACAAGCTCCTATTGTACAAACACAGTCATTACCAACGTCAAACCACCAGTTAGAAGGATATTATGTAAGGTTGTGTACTAGTGATAGACACAGTTGTACTAGCCGTCACCTATGGCAACCACGCATTAGTATTGACTTCTGCAGTACTATATTTGGTGCTGTATTTACATCCAAGTCTGTCAAGCACAACAAAATACTTCCAATACACAAACAAGGACGACAAAAAAACGTGATAGTAAATATTGGtcacagaaaatgtgatttgtgtatctttacataaaaacttaGTTCAGTTCAAACCTGTTCTGTCAGGTCTCTTCATTCTCATTAGTTGCTCAAATTGTAACTTAAATTTCTTGCATGACTCGCATGTTTTTACCAAAAAGGAATAGTAGCTAAGAAGAAGACAAGTAGCCTGTGAATAGAGATCCACCAGTTCAAATGTCCTGACATCTTGGGATGATCTGGCTGATAAAACTAGTAAAAATCAGTCATTCTTTACCCTCTTCGAGCGACTCATGTGGAAGTTCGTGAAAGAACTTGAAGCAGTGGTgaagtgttggtgtgtgtgtgtgtgtgtgtccaggctggtggaggaggtgaagcAGAAGTGCGAGGGCGTCCAGCTGCAGACCGAGGACGTGTACATGGCCACCACCTACAAGGACTTCATCCAGATGTTCGTCCGCAAGCTGAGAGGAGAGgaccaggaggaggagcaggttaTCGACTATGTGAGTCCGAGCACCGACGATTATTGTCTCCCGGCAAACCCGTGTTTCTTCTTCACCTTTGAGTCTCTGTGGGTGATTTTTGATTGTTGTTTTGTAACCAGGCAACCAAAGACGTGAACAACATGACAGTAAAAATGCCGCACCAGTGTTTCCTTAACGGCAGTTTCGAGGATGCAGAAGACGGCAAGACCTACGCTACCGTCAATCCTACTGACGGATCGGTGAGTACACAGAAAAGCTTCTAAAGAATCTtttgttatataatattaactcATACTCAATATTGATCTGTGTGTGGCCGTCACATCTCACCAGGTGATCTGTAACGTGTCCTACGCCTCAGTGGGGGATGTGGACCGGGCGGTGGCAGCTGCCAAAGAAGCTTTTGAGAATGGACCATGGGGCCGGATGAACCCTAGAGACAAAGGAAGTCTGCTTTACAAGTGAGTGGCTCCACCTAGAGGACTGTGGtggaattacaaaaaaaacccaaacattcagattcagattgaccaatattataaaaacagaatagATTGTTGAGGCATTTGTTTAGGACAGGCTTATATAACAgataggcttttttttcttattcccCCTGTTTCCCTGTTTTAATACAAACTTATGCTCTTTATAAATTCAGTATTATGTCAATATTCACAGCACACATTTATTACCTCAGAGGTCATGTCAGGTGTTTTACTTtgcctttttccccctttataATGACTGCAAAAGAAACTCAACACAAGTAGATAATAGATCAAATAAATGACCAGACCCTCTACCTTGTAGGCTTGCAGACCTGATGGAGGAACACCAGGAGGAGCTGGCAACCATCGAGTCCATCGACTCAGGAGCCGTGTACACGCTGGCCCTCAAGACCCACGTAGGCATGTCCATCCAGACCTTCCGCTACTTCGCAGGCTGGTG encodes:
- the aldh1l2 gene encoding mitochondrial 10-formyltetrahydrofolate dehydrogenase, whose translation is MLWTASQVLRKFSTSSHYYQNKLKLAIIGQSLFGQEVYSNLRKQGHKVVGVFTVPDKDGKADPLAVAAEKDGTPVFKFPRWRVKGKPIPEVVEAYKAVGAELNVMPFCSQFIPMNIIDHPQHGSIIYHPSILPLHRGASAINWTLIHGDKKAGFTVFWADDGLDTGPILLQRECAVEPNDTVDTLYNRFLFPEGIKSMVKSVQLIADGKAPRVPQSEEGATYEGIQKKSNSKVNLAQPAEAIHNWIRGHDKVPGAWAVIGGQPVTLYGSSVLGGSVPAGQPLEIEGASQPGLVTKNGLVLHGTDGKAVMVKNLQFEDGKMISASKYFSSGESSSVELTDDEKKMAEEIRNIWKGILSNVSAIEDTTDFFKAGAASMDVVRLVEEVKQKCEGVQLQTEDVYMATTYKDFIQMFVRKLRGEDQEEEQVIDYATKDVNNMTVKMPHQCFLNGSFEDAEDGKTYATVNPTDGSVICNVSYASVGDVDRAVAAAKEAFENGPWGRMNPRDKGSLLYKLADLMEEHQEELATIESIDSGAVYTLALKTHVGMSIQTFRYFAGWCDKIQGKTIPINQARPNRNLTFTKKEPLGVCAIVIPWNYPLMMLAWKSAACLAAGNTLVLKPAQVTPLTALKFAELSVKAGFPKGVINILPGSGGMVGQRLSDHPDIRKLGFTGSTPIGKQIMKSCALSNLKKVSLELGGKSPLIIFSDCDMDKAVRMGMSSVYFNKGENCIAAGRLFVEESIHDEFISRVVAEIKKMKIGDPLDRSTDHGPQNHKAHMDKLLEYCEVGVKEGATLVYGGKQVDRPGFFMEPTVFTDVEDHMFIAIEESFGPVMVVSKFKDGDVEDVLRRANNTEYGLASGVFTRDINKAMYVSERLEAGTVFVNTYNKTDVASPFGGFKQSGFGKDLGEDALSEYLKTKAVTVEY